One genomic region from Saprospiraceae bacterium encodes:
- a CDS encoding helix-turn-helix transcriptional regulator, giving the protein MKQKKNIKSLDQFIEEQYGKKGIPKREKFDKGFESFKLGYMIQQARLEKGMTQEELAEKCGTNKGYISKIENNIKEVRISTLQKIVELGLGGHLQLSIKF; this is encoded by the coding sequence ATGAAACAGAAGAAAAACATTAAGTCCCTCGATCAGTTTATCGAAGAGCAATACGGTAAAAAAGGGATTCCCAAACGAGAAAAGTTTGACAAAGGATTTGAATCTTTTAAACTTGGATATATGATTCAACAGGCACGTTTAGAAAAAGGAATGACTCAGGAAGAACTTGCAGAGAAATGTGGAACAAACAAAGGCTATATTTCCAAAATCGAAAACAATATCAAAGAAGTTCGAATTTCAACACTTCAAAAAATTGTTGAATTGGGATTAGGAGGTCATCTACAACTTTCAATCAAATTCTAA